A genomic window from Lotus japonicus ecotype B-129 chromosome 1, LjGifu_v1.2 includes:
- the LOC130746860 gene encoding F-box/kelch-repeat protein At3g06240-like yields the protein MENEKKKNLTLPHDLIIEILLRLPVRSLLRFKCVCKSWFFLISDTEFAKSHFDLDVALTHRLLLQFPNKYRVESFDLDSSLDDSSAVVTLNFPPPSKSLYLNPLYFLGSCRGFMLLAYDFTSNVIVWNPSTGFRQQILDDSYFMSNSLYGFGYDKITDDYFLVLIALSFDAVPFGEILEKRIRTFSLKTRSWYNAKDVNVDYMDCGRVSRPGVILNDSLHWLVSSFITGLHLVIAFDLVEKSLSEIPLSPNLEGVDMERVSFEGIGRLPQLVLLR from the coding sequence ATGGAGaacgagaagaagaagaacctcaCTCTACCCCACGATTTGATCATCGAAATTCTGCTTCGGCTACCGGTTAGATCTTTACTGCGCTTCAAATGCGTTTGCAAATCATGGTTCTTTCTCATTTCCGATACCGAATTTGCAAAATCCCATTTTGACCTAGATGTTGCACTCACTCAtcgtcttcttcttcaatttccCAATAAGTATAGAGTTGAATCGTTTGATCTAGATTCATCACTTGACGATAGTTCTGCTGTCGTAACCCTCAATTTTCCACCTCCATCCAAGTCTCTTTATCTCAACCCTTTATATTTCTTGGGTTCTTGTAGGGGGTTTATGCTTTTAGCCTATGATTTCACCAGCAATGTAATTGTGTGGAATCCATCGACCGGTTTCCGTCAACAAATTCTAGATGACAGTTATTTCATGTCTAACTCTCTATATGGTTTTGGGTATGACAAGATAACTGATGACTATTTTTTAGTTCTTATAGCACTGTCTTTCGACGCAGTGCCTTTCGGGGAGATCCTTGAAAAAAGAattcgaactttttctttgaAAACTCGTTCATGGTATAATGCTAAGGATGTTAATGTTGATTATATGGATTGTGGACGTGTTTCCAGACCAGGGGTGATTTTGAATGATTCTCTTCATTGGCTGGTTTCGTCTTTTATTACGGGGCTTCACCTAGTTATTGCCTTTGATTTGGTAGAAAAGAGTTTATCTGAGATTCCTTTATCGCCTAATTTAGAAGGAGTTGACATGGAAAGAGTATCATTTGAGGGTATTGGGAGGTTGCCTCAGCTTGTGTTACTCAGGTGA